One part of the Ziziphus jujuba cultivar Dongzao chromosome 2, ASM3175591v1 genome encodes these proteins:
- the LOC125422615 gene encoding loganic acid O-methyltransferase-like yields MAWALGESDKEHFAWLYREDIDVAKKLVNEAIAEKLYIGALVSSNTFCSADLGCSVGPNTFIAVENIIEAVKLKYQSQSPASKIPEFQVFFNDHTSNDFNFLFTSLPKDREYYAAGLPGSFHCRIFPEVSLHIVHASSSIHWLSRVPKEVMNKNSPAWNGGRIHYTNSGDEVIRAYKAQYDEDTDRFLQARAHEVVLGGLMLLIFSSIPKGTLHSQPLGNIFFNLLGSCLMDVAKKGIICEEKVDSFNIPYYVPTPEEFQAAVERNGCFSIERKENARGVFVSKNLPNAHIFASHLRAGMEGRLKQHFGGDITDELFNLYHKKVEEMVPFMLESGKRMDLFVVLKRKADISPLVP; encoded by the exons GAACATTTTGCCTggttgtat AGAGAAGATATAGATGTTgccaaaaaacttgtaaatgAAGCGATTGCGGAAAAGCTCTACATAGGAGCTCTTGTTTCTTCAAATACGTTTTGCAGTGCAGATTTGGGATGCTCAGTTGGGCCTAACACATTTATAGCAGTCGAAAACATAATCGAAGCTGTGAAGTTGAAGTATCAAAGCCAAAGCCCGGCTTCCAAAATCCCAGAATTTCAAGTCTTCTTTAATGATCATACCTCTAATGATTTCAACTTCCTCTTCACATCCCTCCCCAAGGATAGAGAATATTATGCTGCAGGTTTGCCGGGCTCTTTCCATTGTCGAATATTTCCGGAGGTTTCTCTTCACATTGTGCATGCTTCTTCTTCCATCCATTGGCTTTCCAGGGTACCAAAAGAGGTAATGAACAAGAACTCTCCAGCTTGGAATGGAGGACGGATTCATTACACTAATTCCGGAGATGAAGTAATCCGGGCTTATAAAGCTCAATATGATGAGGACACGGATCGATTCCTGCAAGCCAGGGCTCATGAGGTTGTGCTTGGTGGGTTGATGTTACTCATCTTTTCTAGCATCCCCAAAGGAACTCTTCATTCTCAACCtttaggaaatatttttttcaacctTTTGGGTTCTTGCCTTATGGACGTGGCTAAGAAG GGAATTATTTGTGAGGAGAAAGTGGATTCCTTTAACATACCATACTATGTCCCAACTCCTGAAGAATTCCAAGCTGCTGTCGAACGAAATGGATGTTTTAGCattgagagaaaagaaaatgctCGGGGAGTTTTTGTGAGTAAAAATCTTCCTAATGCACATATTTTTGCATCCCATCTGAGAGCTGGTATGGAGGGAAGACTCAAGCAGCATTTCGGAGGCGATATTACAGACGAGCTCTTTAACTTGTACCATAAGAAAGTAGAAGAAATGGTCCCCTTTATGCTAGAATCTGGGAAAAGAATGGACTTATTTGTTGTGCTTAAACGCAAAGCAGACATCTCTCCTTTGGTCCCATAG
- the LOC107418707 gene encoding loganic acid O-methyltransferase-like encodes MAAEETKEMQEAYPMKGGNGLYSYTKNSKPQRAATDAAKELIKMAIEENFDKEILFSSKTLSIADLGCSVGPNTFFAVQNIIEAFESRYQKHQELNSRIPEFQVFFSDHTSNDFNLLFTSLPQNKPYYAAGVPGSFYGRLFPKASLHFVYTSVAIHFRSEVPKEVMNKNSPAWNKGRIYYIYSSDEVVRAYKAQFDRDMEKFLQARAEEIVYGGLLVIVVGGISHGTHHSQGHGGMILDLLGTCLMDLAKKGIVSEDKVDSFNIPIYHMTPQEVEAAAERNGCFSVERIEDIHHVGSDENNSLSITNAQEFASYIRSGMEGQIKKHFGEEILDVLFDTYKKKIEDNPSIFKSGKALAFFILLKRKAIN; translated from the exons ATGGCAGCAGAGGAAACCAAGGAGATGCAAGAAGCATATCCAATGAAAGGTGGGAATGGTCTCTACAGCTACACCAAGAACTCCAAACCCCAG AGAGCAGCCACAGATGCTGCCAAAGAACTGATAAAGATGgcaattgaagaaaattttgataaagaaaTCCTATTTTCTTCCAAAACTTTGAGCATAGCAGATTTGGGTTGCTCTGTTGGACCTAATACATTTTTTGCAGTGCAAAACATAATTGAAGCATTCGAGTCCAGGTACCAAAAACACCAAGAACTGAATTCTCGAATCCCTGAGTTTCAAGTTTTCTTTAGCGATCATACCTCAAATGATTTCAACCTGCTCTTCACTTCCCTTCCTCAGAACAAGCCATATTATGCAGCAGGTGTTCCGGGCTCTTTCTATGGTCGCTTGTTTCCCAAGGCATCTCTTCACTTTGTCTATACTTCTGTTGCCATTCATTTCCGTTCTGAAGTACCAAAAGAAGTGATGAACAAAAACTCCCCTGCTTGGAATAAAGGCCggatttattacatatattctTCTGACGAAGTAGTTCGAGCTTATAAAGCTCAGTTTGATCGAGATATGGAGAAATTTCTGCAAGCCAGGGCAGAAGAGATTGTTTATGGAGGATTGCTGGTAATCGTTGTAGGTGGTATCTCCCATGGAACTCATCATTCTCAAGGTCATGGAGGTATGATCTTAGACCTTCTCGGAACTTGCCTTATGGACTTGGCAAAGAAG GGAATTGTAAGTGAGGATAAAGTGGACAGCTTTAATATACCAATATATCACATGACTCCCCAAGAAGTGGAAGCAGCTGCTGAAAGAAATGGATGTTTTAGCGTTGAGAGAATTGAAGACATACATCATGTGGGATCAGATGAAAATAACTCTCTGTCTATAACTAATGCTCAAGAATTTGCATCTTATATAAGATCTGGCATGGAGGGGCAAATCAAGAAGCattttggtgaagaaatcttAGATGTGCTGTTTGACACTTATAAGAAGAAAATTGAAGACAATCCCTCCATTTTCAAGTCAGGGAAAGCACTTGCTTTCTTTATCCTTCTTAAACGCAAAGCAATAAACTAG
- the LOC132800729 gene encoding loganic acid O-methyltransferase-like: MNKNSPAWNGGRIHYTNSGDEVIRAYKAQYDEDTDRFLQARAHEVVLGGLMLLIFSSIPKGTLHSQPLGNIFFNLLGSCLMDVAKKGIICEEKVDSFNIPYYVPTPEEFQAAVERNGCFSIERKENARGVFVSKNLPNAHIFASHLRAGMEGRLKQHFGGDIIDELFNLYHKKVEEMVPFMLESGKRMDLFVVLKRKADISPLVP, from the exons ATGAACAAGAACTCTCCAGCTTGGAATGGAGGACGGATTCATTACACTAATTCCGGAGATGAAGTAATCCGGGCTTATAAAGCTCAATATGATGAGGACACGGATCGATTCCTGCAAGCCAGGGCTCATGAGGTTGTGCTTGGTGGGTTGATGTTACTCATCTTTTCTAGCATCCCCAAAGGAACTCTTCATTCTCAACCtttaggaaatatttttttcaacctTTTGGGTTCTTGCCTTATGGACGTGGCTAAGAAG GGAATTATTTGTGAGGAGAAAGTGGATTCCTTTAACATACCATACTATGTCCCAACTCCTGAAGAATTCCAAGCTGCTGTCGAACGAAATGGATGTTTTAGCattgagagaaaagaaaatgctCGGGGAGTTTTTGTGAGTAAAAATCTTCCTAATGCACATATTTTTGCATCCCATCTGAGAGCTGGTATGGAGGGAAGACTCAAGCAGCATTTCGGAGGCGATATTATAGACGAGCTCTTTAACTTGTACCACAAGAAAGTAGAAGAAATGGTCCCCTTTATGCTAGAATCTGGGAAAAGAATGGACTTATTTGTTGTGCTTAAACGCAAAGCAGACATCTCTCCTTTGGTCCCATAG